The genomic interval GAGGGCGGGGAGACGCTTCGCGCCTCGCGCGGAGGGGAGCGGCGGTCGGCAGGGGGGCACGGGTGCGGGACGGGCGAGGGGCCGGGGGCGGTGTCATGCGGTTCTCCGGGTGCGGCTGTTTCGGGGGGGGAACCTCAGCGTGGGGTGCGGCCGTGACGGATCCGGTCACCCGAGGACCGCGGGCGGGGTTGCTGCCTTCAGAGCCGTGGCCTACGCACCCCGGTATGGCGGTACGCGTCGCGCTCGTGCAGATGCAGGTCGACCCCGATCCGCGCGTGAATCTCGATCGCGCCCTGGCCGAACTCGAGCGGGCAGCGCGCGAGGGCGCCCAGCTCGTCTGCCTCCCCGAGCTGTTTCGCTCTCTCTACTTCTGTCAGGAGGAGAACCCGGCCCACTTCGACCTGGCCGAGTCGATCCCGGGCGAGAGCACCGAGGCGCTCGGCAAGGCCGCCGCGGAACACGGCGTGGTCGTGGTCGCACCGCTCTTCGAACGCCGGGCCGCGGGCCTCTACCACAACTCGGCGGTGGTGATCGATGCGGACGGCCGTCCGCTCGGGACCTACCGCAAGATGCACATCCCCGACGACCCGCTCTACTACGAGAAGTTCTACTTCACGCCGGGGGACCTGGGCTTCCAGTCCCACGCGACGCGCCACGGGCAGGTCGGGCCACTCATCTGCTGGGACCAGTGGTTTCCCGAAGCCGCGCGCATGACCGCCCTCGCGGGTGCCGAGTTCCTGGTGTACCCGACCGCGATCGGCTGGCAGTTCGACGAAGGCGACGCGACGGATGCGGCGCAGCGCGACGCGTGGGAAACGATCCAACGCAGTCACGCGATCGCCAACGGCGTCTTCGTGATCGCCGTGAACCGGGTCGGCACCGAGGGCCCGATCCGCTTCTGGGGAAGCTCCTTCGTCGCGGATCCGTTCGGCCGGGTGCTGGCGCGCGCCGGATCCGACGGTCCGGAGACGCTGGTGGTCGATTGCGACCTCGGGGACATCGAGCGGGTGCGACGCGACTGGCCTTTCCTGCGCGACCGGCGCATCGACGCCTACGCGGATCTCGACCGCCGCCTCCGGGACTGACGCGCCATGACCGCGCCGGACGCCGCGCGCCCGCGCTGGCCCGCCGAATGGGAGCCGCACCGGGCCACCTGGCTCGGTTGGCCCCACAACCCGGACACCTGGCCCGGCCACCTGGAAGACGCCCGCGACGAGTACGTCGAGATCCTGCGGGCGCTGCAGGGCCGCGAGGCGATCGAACTCGTCGTGCCCGACGAAGCAACCGCCGATGACGTCCGCCACCGACTGCGCCGGGCGGGCGCGGATCCGGAAAAAGGCATCCGCTTTCACCCGATCCCGACCAATGACGTCTGGTTCCGGGACACGGCGCCCGTGTTCGTCGACCGCGGCGGCGTGCTCCACGCCGTCGACTTCGACTTCAACGCCTGGGGAGGGAAGTACCCACCCTGGGAGCTCGATGCGGCGCTTGCCACGAAAGTCGCGGCGATCACCGGGGCAGCCTCCGAGTCGCCGGGCTTCGTCCTCGAGGGAGGCTCGCTCGAGGGCGACGGCGCCGGCACCCTGCTCACCACGGAGCAGTGCCTGCTCCACCCGAACCGAGAAGCCGGGCGAGATCGCGCGATGATGGAGGCGCGGCTCGGCGAGTGGCTGGGGGCCGAGCGGGTGGTCTGGCTGCCCGGCGGAATCGCCGGCGACGATACCGACGGCCACATCGACGACGTCTGTCGCTTCGTCGCCCCCGGCGTCGTGGTGGCGGCAAGCGCCCAGGCGGGGGCCGACCAGTCGGTGCTCGAACACAATCGCCGCCGCCTCGCGGAAGCGGGGCTCGAGATCCACGATCTGCCGATGCCGCCGTCCCACCGGGTCGACGGTGAAGGCTGCCCCGCCAGCTACGCCAACTTCTACCTGGCGAACGGCGTCGTGCTGGTGCCGACCTTCGGGGCGTCCAGCGACGCGCGTGCGCTGGCCGTCCTGAGCGACTTGTTGCCCGACCGCGAGGTCCTGGGGATCCCGTGCCGCTGGCTGATCCAGGGGCTCGGCGCCATCCATTGTCTGACCCAGCAGGAGCCGGCCCTCTAGCGGGGTCCTGCCCCCCCAGAACGGGCCTCGTCCCGCGCCGAAGGGCGCGAAAGTGCCGATCCGCTTTCCACTTTCCGGGAGATTCGTTACAACGGATCTGGGCCCGCCAGGCTGGAAGATCCCGTCCCCCGTGATCCTCCACCGCGCTGGAAACCATCGGCGGAGCCCCTCGAGATCCAGCGCGAACGCTTCGGCGCAGCCGGCCTTCCCAGCCAGCGCGCCCCACGAACGGAACCCCAGCCGCGCGCCTTCGTCCCGGCGAGGTTCCTCCCAGTCGAGAGGTCCCATCTTGGTGGAAGTCATTCGTCACGACGTCGTCATCGTGGGTGGAGGCGCCGCTGGCCTCCGCGCCGCAGTCTCCGCCGTGGAGGCGAATCCCGACGTCTCGGTCGCGATGGTCTCCAAAGTCTATCCGATGCGGAGTCACACGGTCTCGGCCGAGGGCGGCGCCGCCGCCGTCGCGCGAGACGACGACAGCCTCGAGATGCACGGCTACGACACGGTCAAGGGCTCCGATTTCCTCGGTGACCAGCACGCGATCCAGTACTTCGTCGAGGAAGCGCCGAAGGAGCTCACCCGACTCGAGCACTGGGGCTGCCCCTGGAGCCGCAACGAAGACGGCACCGTAGCGACGCGGGCCTTCGGTGGCATGACGACGAAGCGCACCTGGTTCGCGACCGACAAGGTCGGCTTCCACATGCTGCACTCGCTGTTCCAGCACTCGATGCGGTTCGACCGGATCGTCCGCTACGACGAGCAGTTCGTGACCAAGCTGATCATCGAAGGCGGCGTCGTGCGGGGCGTCGCGTCTCTCGACATCCGCGACGGTACGGTGCGCGCCATCCTCGGGCGCGCCGTCATCCTCGCCACGGGCGGGGCCGGCAAGATCTTCCCGTTCACCACGAACGGCAACATCAAGACCGGCGACGGGATGGCCCTGGCCTACCGCGAAGGCGTCCCGCTCAAGGACATGGAGTTCGTCCAGTACCACCCGACCGGACTCCCGGGCACCGGCATCCTGATCACCGAAGCCACCCGCGGCGAAGGCGGCCACGTCAAGAACTCGGAAGGCGAGCGTTTCCTCGTGACGCGCGACTACGGCGTCGGCACGAAGGCCGAACTCGGGCCCCGCGACATGATCTCGCGCGCGATCGTGCAGGAGATCGAAGCGGGCCGCGGCCTCAAGGGGCCCTACGGCGAGTACGCGCACCTCGACCTCACCCACCTGGGCGAGGAGAAGATCAGCAAGCGCCTCCCGATGGTGCGCGAACTGGCGAAGATCTACGCCGGGGTCGATCCCGTCCACGAGCCGATCCCGATCCGACCGGTCGTGCACTACATGATGGGCGGCGTCGATACGGACATCGACGGCGCGACGCCGCTGCCCGGCCTCTACGCGGCCGGCGAGGTGGCCTGTGTCTCGATCAACGGTGCGAACCGGCTCGGCTCGAACTCGCTGACCGAGTGCCTCGTGTTTGGCGCGCGGTCGGGTCGGGTCGCGGTCGACTATGCGAACGGCACCAACGAGGGTGACGAGGCGGCCTGCGTCCGCATCGTCGAGGAAGAGGCCGCGCGCATCGAGTCCGCGCGCAACATGCAGGGCGGCTCCGAGAAGATCTCGGACATCCGCACCGAACTGAAAGCCACGATGGAGACCGGCTGCGGTGTGTACCGCGAGCAGGCCTCGATGGACGCCACCGTCCGTGACGTCGCCGCGCTCAAGGAGCGCATGGCGAACGTGAAGATCGAGGACAACTCGAAGGTCTTCAACACGGAGCTGATCGCGGCACTCGAGCTCGACAACATGCTCGAGGTGGCCGAGTCGCTCGCCGTGTCCGCCGCGCATCGCAAGGAGTCGCGCGGCGCTCACACCCGGCGCGACGCACCTACCCGCGACGACCAGAACTACCTCTATCACACGCTCTGCTACTACGGAGAGCAGGGACCGCGCCTCGACAAGAAGGACGTGACCCTCGGCACCTGGGTCCCGGAAGAGCGGAAGTACTAACGGCCCACCTCGTCCCGCCGACCCGTAAGCGACTGGAGGTCGCGCGCAACGAGCCGGGGGCAAGCGGGAACTGGAAGGAACATGAGCGAAGAAAAGAAGACGTTCGTCATCACCCGCTTCGATCCGGACCAGGACGAGGCTCCGCGCCAGCAGACCTACGAGGTCCCGGTGCAGCCCGACTGGAAGGTCCTCGACGCCCTCAACTACATCAAGGACGAGATCGACGGCACGCTGTCGCACCGCTGGTCGTGCCGCATGGCCGTCTGCGGAAGCTGCGGGATGATGGTGAACGGCAAGCCGTCGCTCACCTGCAAGGACGCGCTCAGCAAATACGGTGACCGCGTCGAGGTGACGCCCCTCTCGAACTTCCCCATCGTCCGAGACCTCGTGGTCGAGATGGACGGCTTCATGGAGAAGTTCAAGAAGGTCAAGCCGTGGATCATCACGGCGAAGGAGAAGGCGGTCGAGGAAGGCACGAACCGCCAGTCACCCGAGGAGCTCGAACACTTCAAGCAGTTCAGCATGTGCATCAACTGCATGCTCTGCTACTCGGCCTGCCCGGTCGTC from Myxococcota bacterium carries:
- a CDS encoding carbon-nitrogen hydrolase, translated to MAVRVALVQMQVDPDPRVNLDRALAELERAAREGAQLVCLPELFRSLYFCQEENPAHFDLAESIPGESTEALGKAAAEHGVVVVAPLFERRAAGLYHNSAVVIDADGRPLGTYRKMHIPDDPLYYEKFYFTPGDLGFQSHATRHGQVGPLICWDQWFPEAARMTALAGAEFLVYPTAIGWQFDEGDATDAAQRDAWETIQRSHAIANGVFVIAVNRVGTEGPIRFWGSSFVADPFGRVLARAGSDGPETLVVDCDLGDIERVRRDWPFLRDRRIDAYADLDRRLRD
- a CDS encoding agmatine deiminase family protein translates to MTAPDAARPRWPAEWEPHRATWLGWPHNPDTWPGHLEDARDEYVEILRALQGREAIELVVPDEATADDVRHRLRRAGADPEKGIRFHPIPTNDVWFRDTAPVFVDRGGVLHAVDFDFNAWGGKYPPWELDAALATKVAAITGAASESPGFVLEGGSLEGDGAGTLLTTEQCLLHPNREAGRDRAMMEARLGEWLGAERVVWLPGGIAGDDTDGHIDDVCRFVAPGVVVAASAQAGADQSVLEHNRRRLAEAGLEIHDLPMPPSHRVDGEGCPASYANFYLANGVVLVPTFGASSDARALAVLSDLLPDREVLGIPCRWLIQGLGAIHCLTQQEPAL
- a CDS encoding FAD-binding protein; this encodes MEVIRHDVVIVGGGAAGLRAAVSAVEANPDVSVAMVSKVYPMRSHTVSAEGGAAAVARDDDSLEMHGYDTVKGSDFLGDQHAIQYFVEEAPKELTRLEHWGCPWSRNEDGTVATRAFGGMTTKRTWFATDKVGFHMLHSLFQHSMRFDRIVRYDEQFVTKLIIEGGVVRGVASLDIRDGTVRAILGRAVILATGGAGKIFPFTTNGNIKTGDGMALAYREGVPLKDMEFVQYHPTGLPGTGILITEATRGEGGHVKNSEGERFLVTRDYGVGTKAELGPRDMISRAIVQEIEAGRGLKGPYGEYAHLDLTHLGEEKISKRLPMVRELAKIYAGVDPVHEPIPIRPVVHYMMGGVDTDIDGATPLPGLYAAGEVACVSINGANRLGSNSLTECLVFGARSGRVAVDYANGTNEGDEAACVRIVEEEAARIESARNMQGGSEKISDIRTELKATMETGCGVYREQASMDATVRDVAALKERMANVKIEDNSKVFNTELIAALELDNMLEVAESLAVSAAHRKESRGAHTRRDAPTRDDQNYLYHTLCYYGEQGPRLDKKDVTLGTWVPEERKY
- the sdhB gene encoding succinate dehydrogenase iron-sulfur subunit, which translates into the protein MSEEKKTFVITRFDPDQDEAPRQQTYEVPVQPDWKVLDALNYIKDEIDGTLSHRWSCRMAVCGSCGMMVNGKPSLTCKDALSKYGDRVEVTPLSNFPIVRDLVVEMDGFMEKFKKVKPWIITAKEKAVEEGTNRQSPEELEHFKQFSMCINCMLCYSACPVVGNEPEFLGPAAIALGHRYNMDSRDEGAGERNEIFRGEGTVFSCSYANECSEVCPKNVDPAAAVNQSKINAVIDWATGFVVPRGGDK